The Mercurialis annua linkage group LG7, ddMerAnnu1.2, whole genome shotgun sequence genome includes the window TTGATGTGCAAGCCACGTAGATCAGTTATAAGTTCTAATTGAAATtaggatataattgcaacaaatttaatggttaaaatataattataaaaattaaaaaatccagTTGTAATTGTATGAACAAAACACATTAGATATGAAAAGTCCTGGACCTATTTTTATCCATTAGAACTTTCTTTTTAATTCACTTTGTAAAGATAATtgatacaaaatataaaattgatgaaCAAAATTGATACAAAATTATTTAGTATATactaaaatatactataaatataCTTAGTTATTTTGCTAAATCTTTTTATTGAAATAGTGATTAGTCTAAAAGCTTAAACTCTTAAGTAAAAGACTCCAACAGTAATTTTATCATCTAATACTTCTCTTTATGTAAATATCTATTAGACTTGAAGTGTGAACAATAAATCTATCTTATCTTAtgcttaaatatttaattaatcaaatggaAGTGCCAAAGATACTCATAACATTTTGATCACAGAAACGCTGATACTatgtcaaataataaaataaacaaccAAAAGCTAATATTAGTAAAGAAACAAGCAGTCttggttttggttttggttcgaaCCTATCGATTTAcagttttaattttagtaaaatctTGGGCGGTTTCAAGCCGGATCAGAACCGCCCAGTTAGGAACGGGCCGATTCTACATGTTAATAAAGGTAAGATTCATTCGgaagatttattttttaaaataaagtacaTGTTCAAACGTTATCTTTAATCACTAAATGTAGTAAAAGCTACATTGTGAAAAGTAAAATGGTAAATGAGAAGAAATTACCCtgattacaaaaaaataataaaaaatacagtGATTTTATGAAGCAAAAATACAGTTTAAACTTTTTGAGTTTAACGTCTAAAAATGAAAGAAAGTATGTAATTAGTACATTCAAGAACATGATAAGGACTATACACCAACAACACAACCAATaatctgttttttttaatattttgtttgcTTTATTTTTCTTCTATCCAAGATTATATAAATAACattgatataaaaaaagatGTGCTTAATTAGATTGTTTGGATCATAATATTTCTTTATTAATGCTATTACGTGAGCTCACATCTTTAACAAAATGCTAATCAAACTTGAATTTGACCAGGTCACCTTTGAATTTGATCACTTTAATTAgtccttatatatatatttagattaatttccatCTTCTTAATTATTctctttaaatttgatttttttgttgataTAGCTAAACAAAATGCAGAGAAGGATAAGTTTAAAAAATCAGCCTCCAACATATGGTAATCTTATTACTGTTCTTAGTATTGATGGTGGAGGAATCCGAGGAATAATTCCTGGGGtcattcttgattttcttgaatctaAACTTCAGGTAATTAATAACACGTTACATCAATTTATTTTCTCCAAGTTCAAACTCGTAACTCTATAGTTACTTCACGAAAATTTATCGAGTCGTACATTTTGGCATTTCactgtttttgaaaatatatactAAACTCGGAGTTACTAGAATATCGCCTTGAACGTATCATATTTGAGCGTTTTCGTTTCCGCGAATATGTGCAGGAGATTGATGGTGAGGAAGCAAGGCTAGCAGATTATTTCGATGTGATATCAGGAACAAGTACGGGTGGTTTGATAGCTACCATGTTAGCTGCACCAAATCAAGAGGAACGCCCACTATATGCTGCCAAAGACATTGTTCCTTTTTACCTTCAACATGGCCCTAATATTTTCCCACAAACtaagtaattttaaattttgtatctCTTTTAAATACTTATATACACATAATTTATTGTAGATTTTGTTATTCCGTTGTCAAAATGGAAGATAACACGTAAATACGATTCTCTCAATACAGAAAATAACGAATAATGAGTGAGATTAAACATGTTTGTATCATAAACAATTCAATTCGTTTATAATACAACGTAAAATATATCTTATCACGGGCTGATACGTAAACCTAtatcattcaattttaattttatatcatgCTCATCTCCTCACAATTAATAAATGAATCATATTCGTATGTGTCACATGCGTaagtcaacataaaataaagacgAACTGTTAaactattttgatttttttttcaattttctttttaatgcaGAGGAATTTTTTCTGGCATATCGAATCTCGGAAAAGCTCTCACCGGGCCAAAGTACGACGGGAAGTATCTACATGAGCTACTAAGAAGTATATTAAAAGACACAAAGTTGAACGAAACCATTACGAATTTGGTTATACCAGCTTTTGACATCAAGAAAATGCAGCCTACTATCTTCTCTTCTTACAAGGTTATTTAATTCGAGCTCTTTCGCATGTAAATAGtgaaatgattttatatatttataactttaatcagtttgattttaaataatttggtttaataattttataaattaggaCAAATATATTTAGAACATGTCTTGTCCGCCATAGGTTGCTTATGTAAATTTAGCAGACCGGTCAAGTTAGAAAACAAAAACTCCATAAAATTGTGTTggaatttgaatataattatatcaGCTCGCCAATTGTCATACCAGTCtgttcaatatttttaaagatacaTGTATCTATCAAAATTCAAAGGGTGAAAAATAtagataatataaaattatagagttaattccataaaaaatcacaaactttacacgaagtttcattttaactACGACTTTTAAAACTTGCCAAATAAaaccatgaactttcatttttttctcaaatctatcaccgattatTTTTCGGTGTAATTTTTACCTTTCAACTTTTTTCAAGTCCGCCGGATTTCGGtggccacgtcagcaaaaatacactaaaaattaatttggtgatatatttgaaaataaatgaacttTGTCAACTCCTTGCTTGTGTCGTTGACTTTGTCAACGCTACTAAGGCCTCCTTCCTTAGCCTGGGCGAAGATGGGGAGAAGGAATAAGGATGACCGGCGATTACTAGCGATTCCGGCTTCATCTTGCTTTTGGACAAGTAGCTAAGCTAAGTCTTAGGGCACTTCGTTCGCCATCACTTTCTACAGGGTTCAGAACAGCTTCTACGACGATATATAGGGGTCAGGAAagttcatggttttatatgacaatttttaaaagtcgtgattaaaatgaaacttcatgtaaagttcgtgattttttatggaattaaccaaAAGTTATTTTAccatttataaaattgaaagaattaTTAACTGtatacaattattttattattttatattgtgtttaaaataaaatttagatgaAATTTGTTGATGCAGGTGGCAGCTTATCCAGTTTTAGATGCTAAGCTATCAGATATATGCATAGCTACATCTGCAGCTCCAACAATATTCCCAGCTTATTCTTTCAAGAATCGAAATTCTGATGGGAAACTGGAAGAATTTCATCTTATTGATGGTGGCATAGCAGCCAGTAATCCAGTAAGAATTAATCTCTCAagaaattagaataaaaaagataaaactattttatatttatctatttGCAATTAtgactaaaataataaaaatattcttaaaaaataattgatagtGTGGAGTCCAATATTTTTGCAAGTCTTGACAATTATGTccaaacattaaataaaaaaatcaataattggtaaaaataaaatttattttagttttaaaatttatttttatgatgaataaatccaaaattgaagaaaaaattataaattttaagaatttgTCAATCTAGCCAAGTTCATAGTTcgtttatgttattatcaaaaattaaaataattttattatcatagaaaatttatataatttttttaattgtggaTAATgtatcataaaaatatataacgTGAGATACTCAATATGTTATTTTTCTAATATAACTGACATGATTTGTAAAATTGCTCGACCAAActgtcaaaaataaattttgccaATATTTCTATCAATTTATACATAGTTATACTTATAGCTATAGTCatagatatataaaataattttgccGATAAAGAATCATAAAATGGTATTTTATGTTCATGTGTCAATATACTAATTTCATGCAGACTTTGGTTGCGATTGGAGAAGTAACAAAGCAGACAATGAACAAGAACCCGGATTTCTTCCCGATCAAGCCAACGGATTATGCCCGGTTTCTGGTGATATCGCTCGGGACAGGGTCGAGCAGTGATCGGAACAAATACGATTCAGAAATGACATCAAAATGGGGAGTGATAAGCTGGTTATTTCACAAAGGAGATACTCCAATTATTGATTGCTATAGTAAAGCTAGCACCGATATGGTTGAATATCACAATTGTGTTGTTTTTCAAGCCCTTCATTCAGAAGATAACTACCTACGAATCGATGTAAGCTCCTCATTATTATCCCATTTGTGGTATTACTACTAATACTAAATAAATATATCTTTAGAGTCTAAGTTATGTCCCGAAATCaacatataaaaagaaaataaagaatcatAAATCATAAACTAATGATATAAATCATTAATGATCCGGAAAATGATACGAGTTTTTGgaccaaaattttatataaaatacaagtGGTAATTCAGGATGATAACCTGTCGGGAGACCTGAGTTCGACGGATTTATCGACGGAAGAGAACATGGAAGGTCTTGTAAACGTGGGGAAGAAATTATTGAAGAATCCAGTTTGTCGTATAAATGTGGAAACTGGAGTGTATGAGCCGGTTGAAAATGGTGGTACTTATGAAGAAGCCCTTCtaaggtatatatatatatatatatatatattagataatgaaatttttattgTCAATAATTATACATgatcattaatttttattaccAAACACACTTTTAATCCATGTAGGTTTGCAAATTTACTTTCGGAAGAAAAGAAGATTCGAGAAGCTAGATCACCAAATACTACGAAATAAGAATTGAAAAgttgatttgtttaatttattattattattttcttctaGGAGATTCAATATTGAACTTTTGTGGACCGATTTGTTTGTATTATTATTCTTCAAACTGTAAATGTTGTGTTTTGTTTCAGTGTGCCCATCAGTcatatatatcttttaaaacatttatactATAGTCTatacataaaaatacaaatagagGGTGAACATGCATATTTATTTctctcttttatttaattttttatgattatttattttatatgtacaAGCCATAATTTCAACAAGCATGGATATCAGACTCTTAGTGGAATATCAATAAACTGAAGAGCTATATTCAAGAAGACATCAAATTTTGAGTATACCATAATAATCAACAAAGGTTAATTATATCCCTTAGACTAGGTGAAAAAATCAATTGAGGCCAAGTTTGTGGcattgaaaaaaaatcacaagAACTTGAtattatatctaattttatctCTATAACTTCAAATTGTTAAATAATTTTCTACCTCCTCAACATCAATTTATACATAATGCTCCAATTATTTTCTCAACACctcaaaaagataaaacaagtcaaaatatcaaattcaaagtgtgtttattaaaacaataaatttgaCCTTAAACACGAGTTTGAccttaattgatattttatgtcAAATTCAAAGGGTATTTTAACTATGTATAGttcgaacaaaaacaaaatttcagcgcacctaaacaaaaaaatttggttCCTCCACTTACCGTAAAATTTGCTAAAGTAGCTAGAAAACATCATAAGCAGTGCAAACTCAAGCTTGTGCCCTGTGATGTAATACCTATCATAGAAGTTCAAAAATCAATAATTTCCTTTATTAAGACTGATTTAGGATAACAAGGAGAAAAAACACATATTGCAAAACACAGAGACCAGTAAAAAGTAGGCTGTGATCTTTGCGAGTATGAGAAAACCCGGACATCCTCTCTCTGCAAGTCATTTTTATATCTACAGCTAGTGtactaattgaataaaataaatattctttCTAATAAATGACAAATAAATTGGTGTTTCTCACTacagtttaaaattaaaaattaggcAAATATTTGCTGAATGACTGTTTCAGCATTTCCATTATACTGTGCAAGAAGATGAATAGCATCAGCTCTCGGCAACGCAAGAAATTCCTGCACCAACCGAAAACAGCCCGGATGAGCATATAATATTTAGGGAAAATTACTATCATTCTAAGGTTAGGTCAGAATTAGTATTTTCTTCTGAATTGTAAGAATTTACTGTTTTCTCCTTGATATTTTAGTTCCATTCAActgaaatccctaaaaaatAGTTCCATTTAACCGAAGAGGATTACAATTATCTAATACCTAAATGGGATATTGCGAGTTCTTTAAATTTAGTGAAAAACAGTAATTTTAACTTGATCTTAAAGAGATGATGGTATTTTTTCCAACAACCGGGTTTCTTTGAACTGGTTTTCAAGGACAAAAGAGACTCTGAAGATAACAGTTAACATGCATATCTAACATCCAATGCAGTAAGAAATAGACAACTTACCATAACTTTGAGTATAGCATTTTCATCATGACCATCTCTGGATGAACCTTGAGTTGGACTTGTAGTGGTACCATCTTCAGACAATCTAGTGCTTGAAGACACTGTAACTTGGGAGGATCCTTGAGTACAGCTGTCAACATTTGACTTTGACATCGAACAAGCAGAAAACAAAGAGGTGTTAACTTCTTTCAAAGA containing:
- the LOC126654985 gene encoding patatin-like protein 3 isoform X1, which encodes MLIKLEFDQLNKMQRRISLKNQPPTYGNLITVLSIDGGGIRGIIPGVILDFLESKLQEIDGEEARLADYFDVISGTSTGGLIATMLAAPNQEERPLYAAKDIVPFYLQHGPNIFPQTKGIFSGISNLGKALTGPKYDGKYLHELLRSILKDTKLNETITNLVIPAFDIKKMQPTIFSSYKVAAYPVLDAKLSDICIATSAAPTIFPAYSFKNRNSDGKLEEFHLIDGGIAASNPTLVAIGEVTKQTMNKNPDFFPIKPTDYARFLVISLGTGSSSDRNKYDSEMTSKWGVISWLFHKGDTPIIDCYSKASTDMVEYHNCVVFQALHSEDNYLRIDDDNLSGDLSSTDLSTEENMEGLVNVGKKLLKNPVCRINVETGVYEPVENGGTYEEALLRFANLLSEEKKIREARSPNTTK
- the LOC126654985 gene encoding patatin-like protein 3 isoform X2, with the translated sequence MLIKLEFDQRRISLKNQPPTYGNLITVLSIDGGGIRGIIPGVILDFLESKLQEIDGEEARLADYFDVISGTSTGGLIATMLAAPNQEERPLYAAKDIVPFYLQHGPNIFPQTKGIFSGISNLGKALTGPKYDGKYLHELLRSILKDTKLNETITNLVIPAFDIKKMQPTIFSSYKVAAYPVLDAKLSDICIATSAAPTIFPAYSFKNRNSDGKLEEFHLIDGGIAASNPTLVAIGEVTKQTMNKNPDFFPIKPTDYARFLVISLGTGSSSDRNKYDSEMTSKWGVISWLFHKGDTPIIDCYSKASTDMVEYHNCVVFQALHSEDNYLRIDDDNLSGDLSSTDLSTEENMEGLVNVGKKLLKNPVCRINVETGVYEPVENGGTYEEALLRFANLLSEEKKIREARSPNTTK